TCCGTTCTCCTCAGTCGTAACCACCACAAACTACGACCAGTACAACCTCCAGAGTTTGTGGTACTGGTTGAAGTTTCTGGTGGTTACAACTGAAAATAAGAGAGATTGGTATCTTTTAGCGGTAAAGACTTGATACTTTCACCAGTGATAATGTGCATTCGATTCGGTAGTCTGGACGTGACTTTAAAGGTAAAAATGTTCTTTAAGGTGGaaattctaaaattaattaatatattttgggCATCCAAATATATCCGAATCAGAACATTTTTACCTTTAAAGTCACATCCAGACATGTACTAGCTTGAATGTACAATCTCACCGGTGAAATTATCAAGCATTTTCACCGCCAGAAGATACCCTTCTCCGTTTTCTCCAGTAGAAACTACCACAAACTCCAACCAGTACAACCTCAGAGTTTGTGGTACTGGTTGGAATTTCTGGTGGTTATAACCGAAGAGAAGACATATATGTATCTTCTGGCGGTCAATGGGTTTGATACTTTCACCGGTGAAAATTTCTTATGGTCGACGGTTGAAATTCTGGTTTGGAAATTTgctttttagatttatatatgaTAATGCTAATCACTATGATCTTTGGCTAGCATAGTACAATATGAGTTTTATCAATGTCTTGGGTTTCTTCAActttaacaaagaaaacaattcttttatttctcattttttaataattacttaatcaatacaaattttaatattcttattttttttttgtaaccataTGTTGTTTTATTCCATCCATTCTCTAAATTTGTACATTTGCATATATTGTCCAAAGAAGAAGTATACTTTGGGATGTCATTGCTTAAGTATTTTCCGGTGACTATCGTTACACATTAGTGACAGTGCTGGCTACGGTAAGGTTATTTATCTCCAGAGATCCTTCGAAGTATGGATTCTTCTGACCAAACCAAGGTCCTTTTGCCACCAAACTCCTAAATAGAAAAACTACTCCAGCCATCGATGTCGAAACTGTCCATAAGATTGGCAAAGGCAAGATTCAGGTACTTCCATAGTCcatcaaattttatattcatctttattaatttgattacttataatttgattaattatgaaatatataatgttaaatATCATCAGTAAAtacttaaattatatatatgaaaatggaatataaatatataataagtgaaaagaagaaaaaatatttcaaaaaggaAAACTGAAAAGAAttaaaggaaaatatataaaatatagtgtACATTTTTCATATGGCATAATTCATTTCTGGAAATGGGAAAAATACTTTTGCATatcaataagaaaatataataaaatatgtatgttgtgtatattttttatttcttcgtTTTCCATAGATCAAAGATTCACGAAAACTTGATTTTCTTTCTGAAAAGTATTAATACAACAATTTGAAAACAATCGAACATGTTCATTAACTATTGTTGGACTATTGGGTAAAGCCACCATCTATGACTTTTGGACTTTTGCGACAGAACAAAAATCCATAGGCTGTTTAAATAATTGTTGGAACAACTGAAAACATTAACAACAAGAATACTAAAATAGTTACCAGTTTTATAAGGTATACAAGAGAAGAAATTATGTCGAATTGATGGTTTGCTCTTGCAGGTTTTAGAAGAAACTTAAGCGATTAAACAAGTTGAACGAATAGTTAGGGTTTTAACAGAAAAAATAGACAATCTAATTGAGCTGTAGagctaattttattttttttagtgggatagttttttttttctttgggctAAATGTAAATTTTAATAGGTGCacaatcatatattttaatgaatgcacatttaaaattcttttactATTACAATaacttaaccaaaaaaaaatgggtGTCTGTGCACCCTTTCTACTAAGTGGCTTCATACCACAATTAGTAGTCATGGAAATATGCTCAACCAATGGTCTTCCAAGAACAATAAGAGCAACTGGAGTTAAATACATAAGCTATATGGCCTTATCTTCCACTCTATTGCATTATTAAGGACTACTAAACGCATCGTCAGCCATTGTCATATGTCACTAATATCGTTCAAGGTTTGAGGGCGTCTTTGTCTAGGTTGCTCACGGTGCCCGGCTCCCGACCTCAGCCACTTCGGTTACTTTGGTATGTGCTCGTTTTTTTGCTTAGCTGGTTTCTAGGTTTGGTTTCCGCACTCCTGTTGGGGGGTTAATCTTTTGTCATATTAGGTTTTGATGTTTAGTTAAATTCCGTAATCTACTACTagttttctttataattttttgtcacaaacTTGAAAATTGATACGGTGATGATTGGTTCGGTTGTGGCTTAAAGCTGTAGATGTTTAGCTGTAGATAAATTGGTTGTAACTGTAAAGTTGTGACTGTAGACTTTTTCTGCAGAGACTTTTGctgtagttaaatttgttgtagctgTAAGTTATAtgctgtagatattttaaaatataatatatgtaatatgtgttgtatatataaaattattattttatatgaattaaaataatttatattaatattttttttataaattatcaaaatttattgtaattaaaatgtgatatgtaaataatatttatattatttaaatatcataataattaaaaaacactcaaattcaaaattaaaatatttataaaagtttttattatgattatattatttatttgatattatagatattttttttcattttacagattctacagtctataaaaaaatgatgtagcatttttatctaaaatatataagaaaaagttttgctttatttttttttgttgttgctttaaaaataaaggtacagcatgattggtaaaactaaataaaaatttgatgtagactttaatttttaaaagtaaagctacattatgattggtaaaatttagtgatttaaaataaataaagctaaagtagAAAGATAAAActcatatattttcttaaaacaactctaaattaaaagacaaaatgGAAAAAAAGTATTGGAAGATGTGAAGACCAACGAACGAAAGCTTGCCCGTTGACACAACAAAAATCAAcccatatattttcttaaaacaactctaaattattttttacacAAGATACATTCATCTATTCTTCTATTCATATAGATAGTTGATATCACGTTCATCCAACGGCTAATAACAAATACACGTCGTAAGTCAATATTGGTTCAGCTTCGGCACAAAACTCTCAAGGTACAACGTGAGAAGCTCTAAGAAAACGTGAAAGCCACAACTAGTATATTATCAAACAACACaaaacacacacgaacacaaaTAAAGACAAAGACAATGATTGTTCAGACAAATGTGTACCTACATGATTCTATTCATTCCTCTCTCTCGCCAAACTCAGGGACACAAACTCTCTCtgtccaatatatatatatactaactcGCATCACACAATTCTGAACAAAGAACATTTCTTGGGAACTTAAAACTAACATTGATCGAGAGAAATGAGTAAGTTTGGTAGGTCTTTGTTGGGTGTAAGCCTATTACTGACCGTTCTTCTAGCGGCAGCCACCACCGCCGCAGAGTACTACAATTACGGAAGTGCCCTTGACAAGACCTTCTTGTTCTTTGAGGCTCAGCGATCAGGGAAGTTGCCTGCTACTCAACGCGTCAAATGGCGTGGCCATTCTGGTCTCAAGGATGGTCTTGCTCAAGGCGTAAGTCCCATATAACATACTCACAAtgcttatatataattaatgttcTTGGATTTATACATGCTTATTAAAAACACACcagtaaaaaaaatagtttatgtaATGATACTGAGGTTGGTGTATATATGAATGAACAGGTGAGCTTGGAAGGAGGATATTATGATGCAGGAGACCATGTGAAATTCGGTTTACCAATGGCTTTCTCAGTGACAATGCTATCGTGGGCAGCGGTTGATAACCGGAAAGAGCTATTCGGTTTGAACCAGATGCAACAGACATTGTGGTCAATCCGATGGGGTACTGATTACTTCATCAAAGCTCATCCTCAGCCTAATGTTCTATGGGGTCAAGTTGGAGATGGACAATCAGACCATTACTGTTGGGAACGTGCTGAAGACATGACAACTTCAAGAACAGCTTATAAGCTTGACCAGTACCATCCTGGCTCAGACTTAGCTGGTGAAACCGCTGCTGCTTTTGCCGCTGCTTCTTTGGCTTTCAAGCCTTATAACTCCTCTTACTCTGCTATCCTCTTAAGCCATGCTAAAGAGGTTTGTTTTTCTTAGTTTTGGTTTGGTTGTCtggttcggttttggtttggtttatttcggttcggttattttcttcctctgtttttattcattttagggAAGTTATTTGGTTATGTTTGGtttgtttattttgatttttatttgtccagttccggttcggttttgattataaattctgTCCAGTTATATGTCCACACACTATGAACCGGGTCGGTTAAGATTCTGAACATTTGgatctttgttgttgtgtgtgTTTCAGCTCTTCTCATTTGCTGACAAGTACAGAGGATTATACACTGATTCAATCCCAAATGCAAAAGCTTTCTACATGTCATCTGGTTACTCGGTATAACACCTTTGATCTGATCTCTCAACATTTTTCCTTCTCTGAAATCTCTGATTATTGCttcaatacaaataaataaagtcTATATTGTGTAAATGTTTTGAAGGATGAGCTTCTTTGGGCTGCAGCTTGGCTACACCGTGCCACCGGGGACCAGTACTACTTAAAATACACTATAGACAATGCCGGTTACATGGGTGGAACTGGCTGGGGGATGAAAGAGTTCTCTTGGGATAACAAATACGCTGGTGTTCAAGTCCTTCTCTCCAAGGTAAACCAAAACTGGTTTCTTCAAGAATGTACTTTCCACAGTTTCAAGAATACTAATTTTGattcttgtttgatttttgtgtGAATAGGTATTGTTAGAAGGTAAAGGCGGTCCGTATACTTCAACATTGAAGCAGTATCAGATGAAGGCTGATTACTTCTCTTGTGCTTGTCTCAAGAAGAATGGTGGCTACAACATTCAAACAACTCCTGGTATGTAAACTAGTACAGCTTTAAGTCATAAGCAAATCTAACAGCTAGTAAAATCTTCTGAATTCTTTAAGGGTGACAATTACAGGTGGTTTGATGTATGTTAGAGAGTGGAACAATCTGCAATATTCATCTGCGGCTGCGTTTCTTCTTGCGATTTATTCTGACTATATCTCAGCAGCGAACGCTAAACTCAACTGTCCTGATGGTTCGGTTCAACCTCAAGCACTTCTAGACTTTGCTAGATCTCAGGTAAAAGTAAAACCAAATCTTTCAAGAACCAAAAcatttttcttgatttaaatgCAGTAACCGAGTTTTTAACCACTTGCAGGCTGATTACATTCTTGGAAAGAACCGTCAAGGAATGAGTTACTTAGTTGGATATGGACCAAAATATCCAATCCGAGTTCACCATAGAGGCGCTTCAGTCCCTTCAATCTTTGTTCAACATTCTTCTGTGAGCTGTGTACAAGGATTTGATTCTTGGTATAGAAGAGCACAAGCTGATCCTAATGTTATCCATGGTGCTCTTGTTGGTGGACCAGACCAGAATGATAACTATTCCGATGACCGGACAAACTACGAGCAATCAGAACCAACTTTGTCAGGCACAGCCCCACTCGTTGGTCTATTCGCTAAACTCTCTGTAGGATCTTACGGAGGAGGATATTCCAAACCTTACCAAACAACAAAACCaccaggtttttttttttaacttgctaCGCACATCTTGTCTTTTCAAGCAGTGTCTGATTCTTATTTTTCTGAAAACTCTCACAGCTTCCTCATACAAAGCAACACCAACAACATACACTCCAAAGCAATCAGGTGCACCAATCGAGTTTCTACATTCAATAACTGCCAACTGGATGGCTGGGAACACGAGGTACTACAGACACAAAGTGATCATCAAGAACAATTCTCAGAAACAGATATCGGATCTCAAGCTCAAGATTGAAGACCTCTCAGGACCTATATGGGGGCTAATCCCAACGGGGCAAAAGAATACCTACCAGCTTCCTCAGTGGCAAAAGAGACTGAGAGCCGGACAAACACATGATTTTGTCTATGTACAAGGTGGTCCTCAGGCTAAAGTATCAGTCTTAAGTTACTACTAAGACTCTTTATTAGCATTCTGAGAAATGTAACTTTGCATCCCTTTGAGAGATGTTTTTGTTGTCTACTTATCACTCATTGTAGGATTAACGAAGGGAAAGACAATGATATAACACCAAAAGTACTCAAAACTGAGCTTAATTTaaacatcaaaaccaaaaattcaaaGGTTctgagaaaaagaaacaaaaacaataaaaagacGCTGAAGTATCATAAgttaaagatttaaaaaaaacataaacagcATTATCTTCTACAAGCTTTCTACTCGTCGCTGAAGACAGTCTTCTTAGCTgcaaaaataaacaaagaatCAGTGAGAAGTTGGGTTCTTGAACAAACAAagatcaaataaacaaattcATGTTAACTACCTTGAGAAGTGAAACTAGGCCTTCCACGGCCGTTGTCTCTTCCTCCTCTGCCACGGCCACGGAAACCATCTCTTCCTCCTCTGCCACGGCCACGGAAATTATCTCTTCCTCCGCTAAAGCTGTTGCTCCTTCCACTGTTGAATCCACCACCACTGTTGTTCTCCTTCGGTCTAGGCTGATCAACGACGAGGTTCCATCCTCCCATGTCactaccattaagttcaaacgCCTTCTCTGTGCCTTCTTTGAACTCAACGTAAGCAattctgttttaaaaaaaaaacaaaagctagTTAACATCCTGAGGAAGTGGTAACAACAATAAAGTGGAGTAAAAAGTCACACACCCTCTCGAACCACCAGTTTCACGGTCAACGGGAACAGAGACCCTTGTGATCTCTCCACATGAAGCAAAGTGTTCAGTCAAGGCGCTCTTGATATCATTCGGAGCAAGAGAAGAGTCAAACCCCTTCACGAAAACCTCTTGgcctccaccaccaccgctCCTGGAGTTATTACCAGTGCTGTAATAATTTGGCAAAGAGAATGTTATCAACACAAGAACATCAAAGTTCCAACAAAAGAAAACTGAAAAATTTAACTTACCCGCTCTGTGGAGTGTAAGCGGGTCTTTCACCCCTCTCTTGAGCAACATCAAGACGAAGTTCACGACCGAGCAAAGGTCTACCGTGAAACTCAAGTGCCTAAGTAACAAATGGTTTTAATCAGCAATCTACTTTAATGTTTCaacataagcaaaaaaaaaaactactatcACCTTCTGTGCTTCTCCGGCGCTTGCAAACTCAACATGGCCAAAGCCTCTGAAACTGCCATCATCCCTGTTCGTAGCAAATCTAACATCAACAACTTGGCCAGCTTCCTTGAAGAATTCCTCACtgtatatgaaaaaataaagttatgaagaaaatgaaattgCACAGAGAAAGAGATTATTTAGAGAGGACAGTGCTACTTACACATCGGATCTTTCAACTTGGAATGGGAGATTCGCAACAAAGAGAGTCTTTGATCCTCCTGTAGCAGGAGTCGATGGTGTCTTTGgctgaaacaaaaattaaattataagcATGATATAGACAGAGATTACAGCACCTACAATGTTAAGAGAAGGGGTTATTTTTTACCTGTTGCTTCTCAGCATCCACCATTTCTACATCAGAGCTCTGTTTTCATTAGAGGGAGTAACTTTCCATCAGCAAACAGCAAGTACAAGAAATAAACAGTCAAATAAAAGGGAAGGAAGCGTTGCTGGAACCTTCTTCTTTGGGGTTTCTTTCTCATCCTCACTCTCAGACTCCTCAGAGCCAGAGTCATCGCTACTGCTATCCTTTTCAGCCTTCTTGGTACCTTCTTTAGCCTTttgtgcaggtttttcatctTCACTTTCCTGTAAATCAACCACGTGGTCAAATGAATCAAATGTTTACTTTTCATCAAAAGCTGCttaattatatttgaaagaACATAAACCAACCTCATCAGAATCTTCCTCAGACGACTCTGAACTGCTTGCAGCCTTGGTAGCAACAGGAGCTGCCTTCTTAGCAACAGGTTTCACCTTCTCATCCTCGGATTCATCTTCTGAATCCTCCTCAGAGGATGAAGAATCCTTCGCAGCTGGCTTAGCTGCAGCAGGTTTCTTGGCAACAGCAACTTCTTCCTGAAAGAGAAGGTAACAACAATCAATTGTGTTAAGCAAAAAGCCAAGAAGAGCAGGCTAAACTTGTATAGTTGTATAGTAACCAGAAACTAACCTCATCTGAAGATTCCTCCTCAGAAGAAGATTCATCCTTTGCCTTCTTTGCAACAGTTCCGTTAGTAGCCTTCTTTGGTGCTGGTTCCTTCAGAAACAGAATTAAAGGTTTAAGCAACATGCATCACAAGATAAATTAACAACAAAGTGATAAACAGCTCTtacatcatctgaagaagagtCGTCATCATCACTGCTTGAAGCAGCCTTCACTGGAGCCTTCTTGGCAGGAACTTTCTTAGCCTAACACAATTTATTCATGGCAAATAAGTTTATCTCAGTGAACATAAACTTAAAGTAAACTTAATCTAAGTTTTCAAACAATTGAATCAACCATGTGACTATTAAGACATTATACCTTGTCCTCTTCCTCGGAATCAGAGGAATCAGACTCATCAGAGCTCTCCACCTTCTTGGGCACCTTCTTCTCAGCTTTTTCCTTCTTAACAGCAGCAACCACgtctttcttctgcttcttaaGGTTCACTTTGGTTTCCAAATCATCCTCAGGCTCTCTCTTACCTGAATAATAACAACAAACACAGTTAAAAATCAAACAACCCCTTCAGAATTAAACAATTACATCAACAAAAGGGTTCAAAAAACAAAGATTTGGCCATCAATTAAACTCAAACAGAACACAAAAGCAAGCATGTAATAGATGGGCAAACCAAAGTACAGAACTTTATCTACCATCAGACATAGAACCATAAAGGTGTTACCTTTCTTCAAAGGTTTGGTCGCCTTAATGGCAGCAGGGGCTGCTTCAACCTGAAAATTACGAAACACAAACAaagtttcattaaaatttaaagacAGAGTACGAAGAAAGAACAAACTAGCAAAAcccagaaggagaagaagattacTTTGGTGGCGGATTTTTTACCCATGGCGACTTTGAGAactgcagagagagagagagagagagaggcaaatAAGCTGCGTGAGATATTTTTtcagtttagggttttaggagtttgtatttataatcgatttgattttggtttggggATAAagttgtctttttaatttttacatccAACGGCTATCTCCTCGCGCGTGTTATTTGATCTGTGCCGTCCATGTGGCAGAAGTCTGATTATGGAAACAGATTTTACTTGATATGTGACAGCGGGTAGGTCAAAGATGGGATGAGTTTATTAGGCTTGTAGTGGGCTGGGCCTTTGTTTATTGTTCTGTCCGGCCTCGGAAAATGtcatttatataaaatctaCTTCTTtgccttttttctttttcttttgacccGTACTTTCAAAACGCGGATTTGTTTTccccttaatttttttttcaaaattagaaaataattgtgaaatgtaatattttcatatatttttattttattttaaatgtaccTCAACAATGAAATTTTGAATGTGTATTCATACTCTAACAGAGGCGTCATTTACTTTTCATGTAAAACTTCTTACAAGAGGCATGTATTTGTATCCCTTATACATGTATAAAACATTGAAAAAGCAACGTTAGAGAAAAacttaatatgttattttattcaATCAATTCTCTAAATTTGTACAGGTGCATGTAGTTGTCCACAAAGAAAAGTACATGTGCATATATTGGCAAAAGAAGAGGTATACATGGGGATGTCATTGCTTAAGTATTTTCCGGTGACTATGGTTGACACATTAGTGATTTTGATGGCTAAGGCAATGTTATTTATGTATGGAGATCCCTCCAAGTAGTGAATTTTCCTACCAAAAAGGGTTTTCACCACCAAATTCTTTACCGCGAGAACTCCAGTCATTAGTGAGGAAACTGTCCAAAAGATTTGAGACAAAAGATTCAAGTATCTTCTATTTTCCATAAGAAAATCTTGCCATCCCAAATCTTTTGGAAAGTTCCCTCACTGATGATTGGAGTTCTCCAGGTAAATAATTTGGTGGTGAAAGGACCTTGTTTGGTCGGATGATCGAGCCAATACTTGTATGGATCTACGTACATAAATAACCATGCTTAGCCATCAAAATCACCAATATGTCAACCATAGTCACTGGAAATACTTCAGCAATGACATCTCCTAGTATCCTCTTCTTTGGTCAATACATTCCTCTGAAATACATGCCTCTGCAGTACATACATCTGCACAAATTCGGagaatgaaataaatatattgacaTAGGGGtaacaaaaaaagagaatattaaaaaattagatgttgagcgtttattattttttgaaataaaagatttatttcctttgctaaaGTTGAAAAACTGAAGACACTGATAAGACTCATATTGTACTAAACTAGCAAAAGATCATAGCGACTAGCATTATCATATGATACTATGGTCTATGAGCTCAACACTCAATAATTCAAACAAGATTTTAATGAAGatataaaacatcaattatTTTTGAGAGGCATATTAGTAATTATTTCACaccaaaaaacaaaatcgtaaaaaataaattgacaTGCAAGAGAAGTGTGCAGCTTTAACGTTCATTCATTcacaaattaataattaaaagacAAAGCTACATTAATTCATTTACTTACTGAACGTATTTGCATCCAATTTGTTTAGATCAAAGAATCTCCAAACCTGAATTTTCACCTTCgaccacaagaaaaaaaatttacctttAAAGTCACGTCCAAAGTGTACAGACTTGAATGCACAATATCTCTGGTAAAAGTACCAAGCCTTTCACCGTCAGAAGATACTGATCTCTATTTTCTTCAGTTGCAACCGACAGAAACTCCAACCAGCACCACAAACTCTGGAGGTTGTACTGATCGTCGTTTGTGGTGGTTGTGACTGGAGTGAACGGAGAATGTTACATTCCGGCGGTGAAACGGCTTGATACTTTCAATGGTGAAATTGTGCATTCAAGTAATTACAAATCTGGACATGACTTAAAAGGTAAAACTGTTCTTGTGGCTAGAGGTGGAAATTCTAGTATGGAGATGTGCTTTGCTCTTAATAACTTGGATGCTCGTATGGCCGTTTCAACAAGAAAATATGGCATTTTCTGACGGAATTCCCGAGggaataaatattataactcCTTTAAGTAACTTAAATAATATCGCTTTTGTCttctaattattaatttatgaatgCATGTACGTTAAAGCTGCATACTTCTATTGTATGTCAAATTgtggtttagatttttttcctCTCAATGTGAAATAATTACTAATATGCCTAtcaacaatatttatctattt
This genomic interval from Brassica napus cultivar Da-Ae chromosome A6, Da-Ae, whole genome shotgun sequence contains the following:
- the LOC106437158 gene encoding endoglucanase 5-like produces the protein MSKFGRSLLGVSLLLTVLLAAATTAAEYYNYGSALDKTFLFFEAQRSGKLPATQRVKWRGHSGLKDGLAQGVSLEGGYYDAGDHVKFGLPMAFSVTMLSWAAVDNRKELFGLNQMQQTLWSIRWGTDYFIKAHPQPNVLWGQVGDGQSDHYCWERAEDMTTSRTAYKLDQYHPGSDLAGETAAAFAAASLAFKPYNSSYSAILLSHAKELFSFADKYRGLYTDSIPNAKAFYMSSGYSDELLWAAAWLHRATGDQYYLKYTIDNAGYMGGTGWGMKEFSWDNKYAGVQVLLSKVLLEGKGGPYTSTLKQYQMKADYFSCACLKKNGGYNIQTTPGGLMYVREWNNLQYSSAAAFLLAIYSDYISAANAKLNCPDGSVQPQALLDFARSQADYILGKNRQGMSYLVGYGPKYPIRVHHRGASVPSIFVQHSSVSCVQGFDSWYRRAQADPNVIHGALVGGPDQNDNYSDDRTNYEQSEPTLSGTAPLVGLFAKLSVGSYGGGYSKPYQTTKPPASSYKATPTTYTPKQSGAPIEFLHSITANWMAGNTRYYRHKVIIKNNSQKQISDLKLKIEDLSGPIWGLIPTGQKNTYQLPQWQKRLRAGQTHDFVYVQGGPQAKVSVLSYY